The proteins below come from a single Panicum hallii strain FIL2 chromosome 7, PHallii_v3.1, whole genome shotgun sequence genomic window:
- the LOC112900136 gene encoding mitochondrial inner membrane protease ATP23 — MAEEHHGGAAPGISVEAESSSEQHVSSSRGAMSREDCVEGIRSALKHPTVRFLREQMEKAGCQVWPRLIQAATCSAAGGYARREGIKVCCNHMTLQDEINQVIIHELIRAYDDCVTKNMDWRNCAHHACSEIRANHLSGDCHYKRELLRGFMKIRGHEQDCVKRRALMSVKNNPYCSEAASKDAIEAVWNICYNDTRPFDRAP, encoded by the exons ATGGCGGAGGAGCACCACGGCGGCGCCGCCCCGGGCATCAGCGTGGAGGCCGAGTCCTCCTCCGAGCAGCACGTCTCCTCGTCCCGGGGCGCCATGTCGCGCGAGGACTGCGTCGAGGGCATCCGCTCCGCGCTCAAAC ATCCGACGGTGCGGTTCCTGAGGGAGCAGATGGAGAAGGCCGGCTGCCAGGTCTGGCCGAGGCTCATCCAGGCGGCCAcctgctccgccgccggcggctaCGCCAGGCGGGAAGGG ATAAAAGTGTGCTGCAATCACATGACACTTCAAGATGAGATAAATCAGGTCATTATTCATGAACTGATTCGTGCTTATGATGACTGTGTTACCAAGAATATGGACTGGAGGAATTGCGCTCACCATGCTTGCTCTGAG ATTCGAGCCAATCACCTTAGTGGTGATTGCCATTACAAACGTGAATTGTTGCGTGGTTTCATGAAGATAAGGGGTCATGAGCAA GATTGTGTCAAAAGGCGGGCTCTGATGTCTGTCAAGAATAACCCATACTGCTCGGAGGCCGCTTCAAAAGACGCCATTGAAGCTGTATGGAATATATGCTACAATGACACACGGCCATTCGATAGAGCTCCATAA
- the LOC112900386 gene encoding uncharacterized protein At3g52155, chloroplastic-like isoform X2, translating into MGWIPELILCSDAMRTKETLKILQEHVQGLSQAVVHFIPSFYSISAMDGQTAEHLQKAICEYSSDEILTVMCMGHNKGWEEAASMFSGDSVVLETCNAALLEAAGKSWVEAFSLAGLGGWKLHGIVKP; encoded by the exons ATGGGGTGGATACCCGAGCTTATCCTGTGCAG TGATGCAATGCGCACAAAGGAAACTCTTAAGATCCTGCAAGAACATGTTCAGGGATTGTCTCAAGCAGTGGTACACTTCATCCCAAGTTTCTACTCAATTTCAGCGATGGATGGCCAAACTGCAGAGCATTTACAAAAGGCAATCTGTGAATATTCGAGCGACGAGATATTAACCGTCAT GTGCATGGGTCATAATAAAGGATGGGAGGAAGCAGCCTCTATGTTTTCTGGTGATTCAGTTGTTCTTGAGACATGTAATGCGGCGCTGCTAGAAGCTGCAGGGAAATCATGGGTTGAG GCTTTTTCTCTGGCTGGTCTTGGGGGATGGAAGCTTCATGGAATTGTAAAGCCATGA